The following coding sequences are from one Polynucleobacter sp. JS-JIR-II-50 window:
- the glp gene encoding gephyrin-like molybdotransferase Glp, producing the protein MTKPPMLTAQQALDHLLSHAQTIGESEKVAMQAALGRVLAENVNSLVDVPPLDNTAMDGYAVRSADAATPGKSLKIAQRIPAGSMGIPLESGTAARIFTGAPVPPGADAVVMQEDCTLEGEGGQVTINIAPTAGQWIRRRGEDLTAGKTALTAGTFLRPQELGVAASAGLTHLSVKRRVRVAAFFTGDELALPGESLKPGGIYNSNRDTLLACLKSLGCDATDLGIVPDRLDATRGALRKASKDHDLIITSGGVSVGEEDHIKPAVTAEGRLDLWQIAIKPGKPLAFGAVRKSDQSKDGEAWFIGLPGNPVSSFVTFLLFVRPFILKLQGREAKQPHSYLMRADFDWSKADRRNEFLRVKVNEQGGLDLFPNQSSGVLTSASWGDGLVDCPPNQPIKAGDLVKYIPFDAFLK; encoded by the coding sequence ATGACAAAGCCACCGATGTTGACTGCGCAGCAGGCTTTAGATCACCTACTTTCCCATGCTCAAACTATTGGTGAGAGTGAGAAAGTTGCTATGCAGGCCGCTTTAGGCCGGGTGCTCGCTGAAAACGTCAATAGCCTTGTTGATGTACCTCCACTCGATAACACTGCGATGGATGGATATGCGGTTCGCTCTGCTGATGCCGCCACTCCAGGAAAGTCACTCAAGATTGCTCAGCGCATTCCGGCTGGATCGATGGGAATCCCGTTGGAGTCTGGCACAGCCGCTAGAATTTTCACGGGAGCTCCTGTGCCTCCTGGTGCGGATGCAGTCGTGATGCAAGAGGATTGCACGCTAGAGGGTGAAGGCGGTCAAGTGACTATCAATATCGCTCCAACAGCGGGCCAGTGGATTCGTCGCAGAGGCGAAGATCTCACTGCTGGCAAAACTGCTCTTACTGCAGGTACTTTCTTGCGCCCACAAGAGTTAGGCGTAGCTGCTTCAGCGGGTTTGACTCACTTAAGCGTTAAACGTCGCGTCAGGGTGGCCGCCTTTTTCACTGGCGATGAATTGGCCCTGCCTGGTGAGTCATTAAAACCGGGCGGCATTTATAACTCCAATCGTGACACTTTATTAGCCTGCCTCAAATCTTTAGGTTGTGATGCAACAGACTTAGGCATCGTTCCAGATCGTCTGGATGCGACACGCGGTGCATTACGTAAAGCCAGTAAGGATCACGATTTAATTATTACCTCTGGCGGCGTCTCGGTTGGCGAAGAAGATCACATTAAGCCGGCAGTTACTGCTGAAGGAAGATTGGATCTCTGGCAGATCGCGATTAAACCAGGTAAGCCATTGGCATTTGGCGCGGTCCGTAAATCAGATCAATCTAAAGATGGCGAAGCCTGGTTTATTGGGTTGCCTGGCAACCCTGTATCCAGCTTTGTTACCTTCTTATTATTCGTTCGCCCTTTTATTCTGAAGTTACAGGGCCGTGAGGCTAAGCAGCCCCATTCTTATCTCATGCGTGCAGATTTTGATTGGTCAAAAGCCGATCGTCGTAATGAGTTCTTACGTGTCAAGGTGAATGAGCAGGGCGGCTTAGATTTATTTCCTAACCAAAGCTCAGGTGTTCTTACTAGCGCCTCCTGGGGTGATGGCTTGGTAGATTGCCCACCAAACCAGCCAATTAAGGCTGGTGACCTTGTGAAGTACATCCCTTTTGATGCATTCCTCAAATAA
- the moaE gene encoding molybdopterin synthase catalytic subunit MoaE, translating to MPIKIQESDFDVSAEIAALRKGDPRVGAVVTFLGTVRDMNDGSQVKGMTLEHYPGMTEKALQEILDQAKARWDIFQSLVIHRIGPLLPEDQIVLVAVTSAHRGEAFSACEFIMDYLKTAAPFWKKEDTSEGARWVDARVTDEAAMARWKLT from the coding sequence ATGCCAATCAAAATCCAAGAAAGCGATTTTGATGTCAGCGCGGAAATAGCGGCATTACGCAAAGGTGATCCACGAGTAGGTGCAGTAGTTACTTTCTTGGGCACCGTGCGAGATATGAATGACGGTAGCCAAGTAAAGGGTATGACGCTTGAGCATTACCCTGGTATGACTGAGAAGGCGTTACAGGAAATTCTGGATCAAGCCAAAGCGCGCTGGGATATTTTCCAATCACTGGTGATTCATCGTATTGGGCCTTTATTGCCCGAAGATCAAATCGTATTAGTGGCAGTCACCAGCGCACACAGAGGTGAAGCATTTTCTGCCTGTGAGTTCATCATGGACTACCTTAAGACGGCAGCCCCCTTCTGGAAAAAAGAAGACACCTCAGAAGGGGCTCGCTGGGTTGATGCCCGCGTTACCGATGAAGCTGCAATGGCTCGTTGGAAGTTGACCTAA
- the moaD gene encoding molybdopterin converting factor subunit 1 yields MKLELRFFASLREALGVSQESITIPATVKTIAELRAHLIERGNPWVEVLADGKVLRCALNQHMVDAGTPLQDGAEVAFFPPVTGG; encoded by the coding sequence ATGAAGCTCGAATTACGATTCTTTGCCTCACTTCGTGAAGCGCTTGGTGTCTCGCAAGAGAGCATCACCATTCCTGCAACAGTCAAAACGATTGCTGAACTTAGGGCTCACCTTATCGAGCGCGGCAATCCCTGGGTTGAAGTATTGGCGGATGGCAAAGTCTTGCGTTGTGCGTTGAATCAGCACATGGTTGATGCAGGCACTCCATTGCAAGATGGTGCTGAAGTAGCCTTCTTTCCTCCGGTGACTGGGGGTTGA